The Agreia sp. COWG nucleotide sequence GCGACTTTCTCGGCGAGTGGTTCGGCAGCGGCCCATCGGTGAACTCCCTCGGAGTCGACCTCGCGGTGGTGGCCGTCGCCGCCATCGTCTTCATGGTCACCGAGGCACGACGACTGAAGATGCGCGGCGTCGCCGTCTACATCGTTCTCGTGCCGTTGGTGGCGCTGGCCTTCGGATTTCCGCTGTTCCTGTGCGCGCGTGAGCGGCGCCTCGAGCGTGATCGCTCTGCCGCTCCCGAGGCTCCGACTACTGCAGCGACCAGTCGTCAAAACTGAAGCCGGGTGAGACGAGGCAGCTCACGAGCGCCTCCTCGGTTCCGGGAAGGGTGCGCTGCCACACGCCCGCGGGCACGAGGCCCTGGGCCCTGTGGCCGGATGCCTCGTCACCGCCGAGCACGATCGTCTCGGCGGGCTCGGGCGCAGCGCCAGAGCCGCCGAGCTGCAGGGCGACCTGGCCTGGGCCGTGCCAGAGCCAGGTCTCCGCGCTCGTCACGACGTGCCAGGCGCTCGCCTCGCCCGGGGGCAGCAGAAAGTAGATGAGGGTGGCCGCGGGCCGGGTTCCGGCCTCGGTCTCGACGGG carries:
- a CDS encoding DUF2834 domain-containing protein; this encodes MIGFGSRLRGGWTVRAALYLALALVGLIGTWTFNITAIVEKRDFLGEWFGSGPSVNSLGVDLAVVAVAAIVFMVTEARRLKMRGVAVYIVLVPLVALAFGFPLFLCARERRLERDRSAAPEAPTTAATSRQN
- a CDS encoding cupin domain-containing protein, with product MSDSNHEANDGRETREADDARVARRTVEGEVIEWLHVPARAAALGLEPHPEGGWYRRTWASGHPVETEAGTRPAATLIYFLLPPGEASAWHVVTSAETWLWHGPGQVALQLGGSGAAPEPAETIVLGGDEASGHRAQGLVPAGVWQRTLPGTEEALVSCLVSPGFSFDDWSLQ